A stretch of DNA from Pontiella agarivorans:
AGCTGAAAATGATTTTCCAGACCTTGAAAGAGGCCGGATATTCCATTGAGCAGCTTGTCGGAAAAGAAAAACCGCAGTTCAATATTGATGATAAAGGGACTAGGATTCCGGCGAATTCGCTGATGGACCTGCTCGGTATTGTGCGCGATCTCGGTCGTAAAGGAATGAGTATTCAGCGCTACAAAGGTTTGGGTGAAATGAATCCGGAGCAGCTGTGGGAAACTACACTGGATCCGGAAAACCGGCGCATGACCAAAGTCGTCCTTGAAGACGCGGTGAAAGCCGACGAAATGTTCACCATCCTGATGGGCGACGAGGTGGAGCCCCGCCGTGAATTCATTCAGGAAAACGCACTTAACGTCACCAACCTCGACATCTAACGAAAGCGCATTATGGACAACATTCTTAACGAACGCATTGACCTGATTAATATTGAAGATGAGATGCAGCGTGCCTACATCGACTACTCGATGTCGGTGATTGTCGGACGCGCACTGCCGGATGCCCGCGACGGCCTCAAGCCGGGCAACCGCCGTATTCTCTACGCGATGAAAGAGCGCGGATGGACGCACAGTAAAGCATTTGTGAAATGCGCTAAAGTGGTCGGTGAAGTGATCGGTAACTATCATCCGCACGGCGATACCGCAGTGTATGACACGCTCGTCCGTATGGCTCAGGAGTGGGCGATGCGCGGCATGCTTATTGATGGCCAGGGTAACTTCGGTTCAATCGACGGCGACCGCGCGGCGGCCTATCGATATACCGAGTGCCGGTTGCGTCCGCTGGCGGAAGAGATGCTGGCTGATATCGACAAAAATACCGTCGATATGCGCCCGAACTTTGACGAATCGCTGATGGAACCGTCGGTACTGCCGGCGCGTGTTCCGAACCTGCTGGTGAACGGTTCGACCGGTATTGCGGTCGGTATGGCCACCAATATTCCGCCGCACAATCTCGGCGAAGTGATCGATGGCACCATCCTGCTGATCGACAATCCGGAAGCCACGATTGATGAACTGCACGAATTGATCAAAGGTCCGGACTTCCCGACCGGCGGTACCGTGTACGGTCTCAATGCTGTGCGTGATTTCTACACCACCGGCCGCGGAAAAATCAAAGTCCGAGGTAAAGCCGAGATCGAAGAAGAAGATAACGGCAAGGCTCGGATCATCATTACGGAAATTCCGTATGCGTTGAATAAAACGCTGCTGATTCAGAAAATGGTTCACCTGGTTCGCGACAAGAAACTGGAAGGTATTTCCGATATTCGCGATGAATCCGGTAAGGAAGGCATCCGTCTTGTCATTGAGCTGAAGCGCAATGCGGTGCCGAATGTGTTGCTCAACAACATTTTTAAACACACGCAGATGGAACAGACCTTCGGCGGCATTATGCTGGCGATCGATAAAGGTAAACCGCGTGTGATGAATCTGAAGGAAGCATTGCAATGCTTTATTGATCACCGTTTTGAAGTGATTACCCGCCGCACACAGTTCGATCTTGAAAAAGCACAGGCCCGCGCTCATATCCTCGAAGGATATCTGCTCGCGATGGACAATATGGACGATGTGGTCCGCATTATCCGCGACTCCAAAAACCGCGAAGAAGCGCAGGAGCGTCTGATGTCTAAATTCGGATTCTCCGAAATTCAGGCCAAAGCGATTCTTGATATGCGGCTCTATCAGTTGACCGGTCTGGAACGTGAAAAAGTTGAAGCGGAATATGCCGAGCTCAAAAAACTGATCGAATACCTCGAAGACCTGCTGGCGAACCCGGACAAAATTTACGGGGTGATCAAAGAAGATCTGGAGCAGATCCGCGCTAAATACGGTGAACACCGCAAAACCGATCTTTCGATTGATGAAGGCGAAATCGACATTGAGGATCTCATTGCTGATGAGCCGTGCGTGATTACCCTTTCCAACACCGGCTATATCAAGCGCGTTCCGAGCGATACCTATCGCCAGCAGCGGCGTGGCGGTAAAGGCGTGGTGGGTATGAGCACGAAGGATGAGGATTTTGTGGAACACATTTTCTCGGCTTCGACGCACGACTATCTGCTCTGCTTCACCGAAGAAGGCCGCATGTACTGGTTGAAAGCCTACTATGTGCCGGAAGGCACCCGCCAGAGTCGCGGCCGTTCGCTGGCCAATGTGCTGCAGATGGGGCAGGACGAAAAACTCGCCGCCATTCTGTGCGTGCGCGAGCTCAATGACGATTCACATAACCTGATCATGGCCACTAAAAAGGGCACGGTGAAAAAGACCGTGCTCTCGGCCTATAAGAATGTCCGTGCCGCCGGCATCAACGCCATCAATATTGATGAAGGCGATGAACTGATCGGCGTCAAGCTCACCAGCGGCGATGACGAAATCATCCTGAGCATGCGCAACGGTAAAGCGATTCGCTTTAATGAAAAAGACGCCCGCCCGATGGGTCGCGTTGCCCGCGGGGTCCGCGGGGTTCGTCTGGAAGGCGATGACGAGGTTGTGACCGTTGAAATTGTGGATACGGAATCGACGATGATGGCGATCACCGAAAACGGCTACGGCAAACGGACCAGCTTCGATGAATACCGTACGCAGACGCGCGGCGGTAAAGGCATCATCAGCATTCAGACGACGGATCGTAACGGTAAAGTGGTTTCCGCTCATGCCGTGACCGATGAGCATAAACTGATGCTCATTTCCGAAGGAGGGCAGATGATCTGCATCGGTGCCAGCGATCTTCGTGTCATCGGCCGTAACACGCAGGGGGTTCGCCTCTTCAATTTGAAAGAGGGCGATAAACTGGTTTCTGCCGCGGTGCTCGAACCGGAAGATGAGAGTCCGGAAGAACCTGCAGCAGAAGAGGTGGAAAATGCGGAAGGCGAAGCTTCGGTAGAAAATGCGGACAATGCGGCTGCAGAACCGAATTCTGAAACTGACAAACCGACTGATGAGCAGGCCGGGGAATAAGTAAAGGACTGCGCTGCGGCGTTCTGCCGGCATAATGAAAACCACGCTCAAACAGATTGCATTGATTCTGTTGGTGAGTGGTTTTCTTGCACTTACAGCGAACCTGATTCACCCGCGCCGCATTCCCTGGGTGCAGTCGTGGTCGGATCAGGTTGAAGCAAAGGCGAAGAACGCAGGTATTCGGGTCATTCCGTTTTCTGTGGCTTTGGAAAAGTTCCAATCCCCGGAAGTGCTCTTTATTGACGCGCGACGGCTGGAGGCGTTTGAGGACGGTCATATTCCGGCCGCGGTTTCCCTTCCTTTCGAATCTCTGGAAGATCAGTTTCCAAGGATTGGAAATCTGCTGGATTCCGGGAACGAACTGATTGTCTACTGCGCCAACCGCGATTGCGACGATGCATTCCTGCTGGCTGCTGAACTGCAGGCGATGGGGGCAGAAAATCTGCTTCTTTTTATTGATGGGTTCGAGGCGTGGGCAGCATACGGCGGGGCGGTGGAGCCATGACACAGGAGCGGAAAATCTACCATCTGGCTTATTGGTGTTGTTGCGCTGTGCTGGCGGTTACGTTTTTATCCGGCTATCACAAAATTCTTTATCCGGAGCATTTTGCGCTTTCTGTCTACCGGTTTCATCTGCTTCCGGATGTGCTGGTGAATATCATTTCACTCTATTTCCAATGGCTGGAAATGGTGTGCGCAGTCTGCCTGCTTGCTGTGCCGCGGTTCCGTGTGGCGGCGCTTTGGG
This window harbors:
- the gyrA gene encoding DNA gyrase subunit A: MDNILNERIDLINIEDEMQRAYIDYSMSVIVGRALPDARDGLKPGNRRILYAMKERGWTHSKAFVKCAKVVGEVIGNYHPHGDTAVYDTLVRMAQEWAMRGMLIDGQGNFGSIDGDRAAAYRYTECRLRPLAEEMLADIDKNTVDMRPNFDESLMEPSVLPARVPNLLVNGSTGIAVGMATNIPPHNLGEVIDGTILLIDNPEATIDELHELIKGPDFPTGGTVYGLNAVRDFYTTGRGKIKVRGKAEIEEEDNGKARIIITEIPYALNKTLLIQKMVHLVRDKKLEGISDIRDESGKEGIRLVIELKRNAVPNVLLNNIFKHTQMEQTFGGIMLAIDKGKPRVMNLKEALQCFIDHRFEVITRRTQFDLEKAQARAHILEGYLLAMDNMDDVVRIIRDSKNREEAQERLMSKFGFSEIQAKAILDMRLYQLTGLEREKVEAEYAELKKLIEYLEDLLANPDKIYGVIKEDLEQIRAKYGEHRKTDLSIDEGEIDIEDLIADEPCVITLSNTGYIKRVPSDTYRQQRRGGKGVVGMSTKDEDFVEHIFSASTHDYLLCFTEEGRMYWLKAYYVPEGTRQSRGRSLANVLQMGQDEKLAAILCVRELNDDSHNLIMATKKGTVKKTVLSAYKNVRAAGINAINIDEGDELIGVKLTSGDDEIILSMRNGKAIRFNEKDARPMGRVARGVRGVRLEGDDEVVTVEIVDTESTMMAITENGYGKRTSFDEYRTQTRGGKGIISIQTTDRNGKVVSAHAVTDEHKLMLISEGGQMICIGASDLRVIGRNTQGVRLFNLKEGDKLVSAAVLEPEDESPEEPAAEEVENAEGEASVENADNAAAEPNSETDKPTDEQAGE
- a CDS encoding rhodanese-like domain-containing protein, which codes for MKTTLKQIALILLVSGFLALTANLIHPRRIPWVQSWSDQVEAKAKNAGIRVIPFSVALEKFQSPEVLFIDARRLEAFEDGHIPAAVSLPFESLEDQFPRIGNLLDSGNELIVYCANRDCDDAFLLAAELQAMGAENLLLFIDGFEAWAAYGGAVEP
- a CDS encoding MauE/DoxX family redox-associated membrane protein gives rise to the protein MTQERKIYHLAYWCCCAVLAVTFLSGYHKILYPEHFALSVYRFHLLPDVLVNIISLYFQWLEMVCAVCLLAVPRFRVAALWVTLFLLAVFTTAIGINVMQGTAFSCGCFSNAPDAEPMNGMSVVRNLILMALVGMAFYGRKKAAV